A portion of the uncultured Bacteroides sp. genome contains these proteins:
- a CDS encoding glycosyltransferase family 2 protein, with protein MKTDYLISVIIPVHNTAKYLRRAVESVRNQDLKEIEIILVDNVSTDGSSEICDEYAKIDSRIKVLHLSIADLSTARNEGLKIASAPYLGFIDSDDYIEPNMYGLLLRILVESQANMAFCDLCCEDEDGRRELACSYSGKITQYSSEDALRLLFLEKMSSSVCTKIYERALFNDLHFPEGFFYEDHCTIFKWISMCQHIVGIDFAFYHYMLRSDSICRSFSPTKGYHYFLADYSRWEFAIKRSLFEENEKKEFANLIVSKCLCDFKDVMANTSNKSFKAEKKDMRLKLRSFLSLTKTDIDPKYYKRLRKIAYFWPIYYFVRFYLKRGG; from the coding sequence ATGAAGACAGATTATTTAATAAGTGTTATTATTCCTGTTCACAATACTGCAAAGTATTTGAGAAGGGCTGTAGAGTCAGTTAGGAATCAAGATTTAAAAGAAATAGAAATTATTTTAGTTGATAATGTATCTACTGACGGTTCTTCTGAGATCTGTGACGAGTATGCAAAGATTGACTCTCGTATAAAGGTGCTTCATCTCTCAATCGCAGATTTATCTACCGCAAGAAATGAAGGCCTGAAAATTGCATCAGCACCATATCTTGGGTTTATAGATAGCGATGATTATATTGAGCCTAACATGTATGGTTTGTTGCTGCGTATATTGGTGGAGTCTCAGGCTAATATGGCTTTTTGTGATCTATGTTGTGAAGATGAAGATGGAAGACGAGAATTAGCGTGTTCTTATTCAGGCAAGATTACTCAATATTCATCAGAAGATGCCTTGCGATTATTATTTTTAGAGAAAATGAGTAGTTCTGTTTGCACAAAAATATATGAGAGAGCTCTCTTTAATGATTTACACTTTCCGGAAGGCTTTTTTTATGAAGACCATTGTACGATATTCAAATGGATCTCTATGTGTCAGCATATTGTGGGCATAGATTTTGCTTTTTATCATTATATGTTACGTTCAGATAGTATCTGCCGTAGTTTTAGCCCAACAAAGGGCTATCATTACTTTCTTGCAGATTATTCTCGATGGGAATTTGCTATTAAGCGATCACTTTTTGAGGAAAATGAGAAAAAGGAATTTGCTAATTTGATTGTTTCTAAGTGTTTGTGCGATTTTAAAGACGTAATGGCAAATACGAGCAATAAATCCTTTAAAGCAGAAAAAAAGGATATGAGGCTTAAATTAAGATCCTTTTTGTCGCTTACTAAAACGGATATTGATCCCAAGTATTACAAACGTTTAAGAAAAATCGCTTATTTTTGGCCTATATATTATTTTGTACGTTTTTATTTAAAAAGAGGAGGGTGA
- a CDS encoding glycosyltransferase family 9 protein: protein MTKILIIRFRRIGDAVVTSSLCTTLKHSIPNAEIHYVLNDNIAPLFYHHPDIDKLITFSEEEKHSFLQYLWKILRLMHREKYDIIIDARSTINTMFFALFSLRTKMRIGIKKTYTTLVFNKSIPETMRNDVDMVQQLLELLDPLSELYNIRKDKKFKLCCTEEELTGARNYLQLSGLDLSKPIILCAVATRLDHKMWPLEKMKIVLEYILEKYDVQLIFNYAGQKEKALAHKLYDEMNKPSNVFINVEAKSLRELAALTANTNFFFGNEGGPRHIAQAFNVPSFAIYSPTISRKVWLPNCSERFQGIEPRDIDPIVANDPERSFDDKINLITPKEICVRLSKMIDHLVIK from the coding sequence ATGACAAAGATATTAATAATACGTTTTCGTCGAATAGGAGATGCTGTGGTCACTTCTTCTCTCTGTACCACATTAAAACACTCCATTCCGAACGCGGAGATACACTATGTTTTGAATGATAACATAGCACCCCTATTTTATCATCATCCTGATATTGATAAATTGATCACATTTAGTGAAGAGGAGAAACATTCATTCTTGCAATATTTATGGAAGATATTGAGGTTGATGCATAGAGAGAAATATGATATCATTATTGACGCTCGATCTACGATTAATACGATGTTTTTTGCCTTGTTTTCTCTTAGGACAAAGATGCGTATAGGTATAAAGAAAACTTATACTACTCTTGTCTTTAATAAAAGTATTCCTGAAACTATGAGGAATGACGTAGATATGGTTCAGCAATTATTAGAGTTGTTAGATCCATTATCCGAACTTTACAATATCCGGAAAGACAAAAAATTTAAATTATGTTGTACAGAAGAGGAACTTACCGGCGCAAGAAATTACTTGCAGTTATCGGGTTTAGATCTTTCGAAACCAATTATTTTGTGTGCTGTGGCTACTCGGCTTGATCACAAAATGTGGCCACTTGAAAAGATGAAAATTGTATTGGAATATATATTGGAAAAATATGATGTTCAATTAATCTTTAATTATGCGGGACAAAAAGAGAAGGCTTTAGCCCATAAGCTATATGATGAAATGAATAAGCCTTCGAATGTTTTTATAAATGTAGAAGCGAAAAGTCTTAGAGAACTGGCTGCTCTGACAGCAAATACAAATTTTTTCTTTGGCAATGAAGGGGGGCCGAGACATATTGCACAGGCATTTAATGTACCTTCATTTGCTATATACTCCCCAACGATATCTCGAAAAGTTTGGCTGCCTAACTGCTCTGAACGTTTTCAAGGCATAGAACCCAGAGATATTGATCCTATTGTCGCTAATGATCCAGAGAGGTCATTTGATGATAAAATTAATCTTATTACCCCCAAAGAGATTTGTGTTCGATTATCAAAAATGATCGATCACTTGGTGATAAAATAA
- a CDS encoding glycosyltransferase family 2 protein, whose translation MRDIVPLVSVIIPNYNYALYLEDRIESVLNQTFQNFELIILDDASTDNSVELIKRYKENVHVTHLLFNKENGGSPFSQWKKGFDLAEGEYIWIAESDDFADPSFLECSVSLLDKYQNAAFCFSSAHFLNEDGHELEDDEVSRLIISEREWGLFDGISYVKHNLFWGNCVYNASGVVFRKRYALQIDWGTCVSMKYAGDWLFWAKMALLGDVIEVYKKLNYFRKHLLSTTTKGVLSGESIFEDMAVVKYIETTVEIGIYKKFVRNGFFYKVIKRLRVNKEVQNELLDEYSRLFSCGYIAYLVERINKLLVPVFLWTLTYDRDRLK comes from the coding sequence ATGAGAGATATAGTACCGCTCGTAAGCGTGATTATTCCCAATTATAATTATGCTCTATATTTAGAAGATCGCATAGAATCTGTGTTGAATCAAACTTTTCAGAACTTTGAACTGATAATATTAGATGATGCGTCGACAGATAATAGTGTGGAATTAATAAAACGTTATAAAGAAAATGTTCATGTTACTCATCTCCTCTTTAATAAAGAAAATGGCGGCAGTCCTTTCTCCCAATGGAAAAAAGGATTTGATCTTGCGGAAGGGGAATACATTTGGATTGCAGAAAGTGATGATTTTGCTGACCCTTCTTTTTTAGAATGTTCTGTGTCTCTTCTTGATAAATATCAAAATGCTGCATTTTGTTTCTCGAGTGCCCATTTTTTGAATGAAGATGGCCATGAATTGGAAGATGATGAGGTTTCACGTCTTATAATTTCGGAAAGGGAGTGGGGGCTCTTTGATGGAATTAGCTATGTAAAACATAATTTGTTTTGGGGTAATTGTGTTTATAATGCGAGTGGTGTTGTTTTTCGTAAGCGGTATGCTTTGCAGATTGACTGGGGGACGTGTGTTTCTATGAAGTATGCTGGAGATTGGCTTTTTTGGGCTAAGATGGCTCTTTTAGGCGATGTTATTGAAGTTTATAAAAAACTAAATTATTTCAGAAAACATCTTTTAAGTACTACCACAAAAGGTGTTTTATCCGGTGAAAGTATTTTTGAAGATATGGCTGTAGTGAAATATATCGAAACAACTGTAGAAATCGGGATATATAAAAAGTTCGTTCGGAATGGTTTTTTCTACAAAGTAATAAAGCGTCTTAGGGTAAATAAAGAAGTTCAAAATGAGCTTCTGGACGAATATAGTAGGCTGTTCAGTTGTGGGTATATAGCTTATTTGGTAGAGCGAATTAATAAGTTACTTGTGCCTGTTTTTCTTTGGACATTAACATACGACAGAGATAGATTAAAATAA